A window of Bremerella sp. JC817 genomic DNA:
TCTCGGCCGCCGAGGCCGCCGAGGCCGGCGACCTCGTCAACATCCTCCTGCCCGACGAGGTCCAGGCCGACGTCTACAACCGGGACATCAAGGGGAACCTCAAGCCGGGCAACCTCTTGCTCTGCTCGCACGGCTTCAACATCCACTTCGGCCAGGTCGAGCCCCCTTCGGGCGTCGATAGCGCGCT
This region includes:
- a CDS encoding NAD(P)-binding domain-containing protein codes for the protein MLKGKTISIIGYGSQGHAHAQNLRDSGCTVVVGQRPGSKNYELAVSHGFKPVSAAEAAEAGDLVNILLPDEVQADVYNRDIKGNLKPGNLLLCSHGFNIHFGQVEPPSGVDSAL